The segment GAGTGAGGCGTCGTTAAACAAATCGGCGAAGGTAAACTTCATGCCCTTCACATAAAACCCCTGCGCTGCATCCACGTCGGGAAACCCCAGGTGGCGGCCGTCGGCGGCGAACACCGCGACGTCGTTGCCCGGAGCGATGGGGCGCGCGGCGGGCGTGAGACCGCGATAGAAAAACTCGTTAAACGTCTTAAACGACAGCGGCGAACAGGCGAACTCGTCGACGTTAAGGTCGTAGTTAGCGATGAACGGCAGCACACGTTGGGCGCTCATCGGGCGGTCCATGCGCCAGCCGTACCAGTGCGAAAACACCGCGCGCTTGATCAGAGCCCAGGTCGAAAAGCGCCCCAGCGCGGTCTCGTAGGTCCAACGCAGCCACGGCTCGCCATACACCAGCTCAGTCTCGGTGGTCTGCGTATAACGGTTATGAAAACGAATCGGATCAGCGCTCATGTTGGAGGGAAAGCGACCACCTTCACCGCCGCCGCGTGGGGGCGCAAAGCAGAAAATCCAGCGCCTCGGCGTTGCACGCCTCCCTGAGCTCACGCTCAAGGCCACACTTGGCGCGGCTCACCCGGGGGCCTGCATTTGTCGGGACCAGCCCCGCCCAACTCATCCCGTGTTGCGTTGTCCGACGTGGCCTTGCGCGTGAGCGCGAGGGGCTTTTTCCGGCGCGCTTTGCGCTCCCCTCCTTGAGCTCACGCTCAAGGCCACACTCTTCTCGATCACACTTCTCGTGGCCTTGAGCGTGAGCTCAAGGTGTTTACCCTAATATAACGCCCCCCCCCCAGAAACCGATTTAATTGAGCGTTCATCTTGAACGCGAATTGGAGCTCACTGCCAATTCAGCACGAAGCGGGTGAAGTAAGTGGTATCGAGCTTCTTCACGTTCGCGCCCGGCAGGCTGGTGTAATCGTTGGACACGCCCAGGCGCAGCTTCCAGCCGCTCATCGACAGGGGCATTTCGAAGTAGGACTCTTGAATGGCGTGGTAGTTGGAGAACTCGCTGAAGGCCGGCACGAAGGTGATGTCGTTAACCATCTTGGAGTCACTGAATTTGATCTCATGGTGCGCACCCAAGTCCAAACCGAAGCTCTGGATCGGTGGCGTGAGGGGGTCCTCGTAGGACTCATACCGATACGACAAACCACTGCGCCCCGTCAGCTTCTGCCGCTGATTTTTCACGAAATCGTAGCCGGCGCCACCTGCCGCGAGGCTGTACAGGTCGATGCGTTTAACCCGATCAAAGCCCGACTCGTCGCGCACGTACCAAGATTTGCGGCCCGAGTAATTGTCGGCGTAGTCCACGCCAATTTTGAACTGGTCGGCCGAGGTGACTTGATTGGTGGTTTGAAGCCGGTAACCGCTGTAAAACTGCAAGATATCGTGCACCCCGACGCGTTTGATGCGTCCACTTAAGACGGTGCTGAACTGTTCGCGGTTGCCTGATTTGCCCGCCAGGTCGCCCGCCGCCTCATAGTGCCACTGCGGTTTGGCCACATCCTTGGCGCTCGGCGCCCAGAGCTCGGCGATCTGGCTGATCGGCACTTCAACCGGTTCTCCCGCACCGACCACCTTGACCTGACCGTAACTGGAAGGCTCCACCGTGCCCGACAGGACCTTGCCGTCAGTCAGATGCACAAAGCGCACCTGCTCGGTTTGCACACTCGCCACCTCGGACTTTTTAACCGGCAGCGTACCCGCAAAGTTGGTACTCAGGAAAATCGTGGAGCCCTCGACCTTGGTGATCTTGCCCACGAGCCGCGCACCGCTCTTGGTCTCGATCACATCGGCGAGCCCGCTTCCGGCCCCAAGCATGAAGGCGGCCCAGAGGGCAAAGCAGCGAGTGAAGTTCGGGCGGAGACGCATGCGTTGGCCTTTTTAAGACAAAGCCTGCGGCGGCCGTCAAATGCTCAACCGCCTTCCGCTGTTTTTAGGCCCACCGGAAAGGCGCTCGACAGAGTGAGGGCGGGCGCGTTGGTTCGCCGCATAATGCCCGCCGACACCACCCAACGCCCCTCGCTCATCCTCGCCGACCGCTGGCAGGACTACCAATTGCTCGATTGCGGTGACGGCATGAAACAGGAGCGCTGGGGCGACGTCGTTCTGGTTCGCCCCGATCCGCAGATCATCTGGCCCAAACACGGCGGCCCCGAGTGGGTGAAATGGGACGGCTTTTACCACCGCAGCGAAAAGGGAGGCGGCCGCTGGGAAAACCGCAAGCCCCTGCCCGACTCCTGGAACATCAAATACCAGTCGCTCGGCCTCACCTTCCGCATCCACCCGACCTCCTTTAAACACACCGGATTGTTCCCCGAGCAGGCGGTGAACTGGGAGTGGTTTTCCGCCAAAATCAAAGCCGCGCGCGCCACCGGCCGCGAGGTCAACGTCCTTAACCTGTTCGGCTACACCGGCGCCGCCACCTGTGCCGCCGCCAAGGCCGGCGCGAGCGTCACCCACATCGACGCCGCCGAGGGCATGGTTAAATGGTGCAAAGAAAACGCCGCCCTGTGCGGCCTAGCCGACGCCCCCATCCGTTTCATCGCCGACGACTGCCTCAAGTTCGTGCGCCGCGAGCTCAAGCGCGGCAAGCTCTACGACGCGGTCATCATGGACCCGCCCACCTACGGCCGCGGCGCCACCGGCGAGATGTGGAAACTCGAGGAACACCTCTGGCCGCTGCTGCAGGAATGCCGCGCTCTGCTCACGCCGAAGCCGCTGTTTTTGTTGATCAACGCCTACACCGCCCGCCTCTCGCCCACGGTGGTGGTTAACCTGCTCACCGAGCTCATGGCCAATCGTGGCGGCACGATCACCGGCGGCGAAGTCGGCCTGCCCATCAAAGCCGACGGCAAAGTTCTCCCCTGCGGCATCTACGGCCGTTGGGAGGCCTGAGCCCCAAGCCACGCCCTTCAAGCTCCTCCGCGAACGCCCACGCCACTCAACGCCCCCCCGCGCGACACGCCCATCTCGCCCCGCTCGTCCCCTCGTCGCACCCCACCCCGACCGCACCGATGAAAACGTGGTTAACTTCCCTGCTCTTGCTCGCCTCGCTGCTCGCCCCTACGAGCGGCGGCGCAGCAGAGCCTGCGGACGCGCCTGCACCCACCGCAGAGCCCGCCGCGCCTGTTCCCATCGTACTGGAGCGCCTGCGCTTCGGCTCCATCTCCGTCTACACCGAGAACGACAAGTACCTCGGCGGCACCGACGAGCACTACACCAACGGGCTGAAACTCTCGTTGCTCTCCACCGATCTGCGCAGCTTCTCCGACGACTCCGTACCCGCCCCGGTGCGCGGGCTTTCCAAACTATTCGGCAGCTGGGTCGAGCCCGACCAGGCCTACAAACTCGGCCTGACTCTCGGGCAAAACCTCTACACCCCGGCGGACACCGCCACCCCACTTTTTCAACCCAACGACCGCCCCTACGCCGCGTGGCTCTACATGGGCGTCGCCTTCCACGTCTACCACCCCGCCGCCGAAACCGGCGGGGCCGACCGGCTCGACGTGTTTGAAATCAACGGCGGAGTGGTCGGTCCCGCCGCCTTGGGTCGCGCGACCCAGAACGGTTTCCACGACGTCATCGGGGTTGCGCATGCGGAAGGCTGGGAGCACCAAATCGAGACCGAGCCGGGCATGAATTTCGGGTACGAGCGCAAGTACCGCTTCGCCACCCGCAACGCGCGCACCGGTTGGGGCGCGGACGTGATCCCGCACGCCGGACTGAGTTTGGGCAACGTGTTCACCTACGCCAACGCCGGCTTTGAAGTGCGCGGCGGCTGGTGCCTGCCGTCGGATTTCGGCAGCAACCTGATCCGTCCCTCCGGGGATTCCAACGGCCCGCGCCGTGCCCCGTTTAACGTCCTGGTGTTTGCCGCCACCGACGGCCGTGCGGTGGCCCGCGACATCACGCTCGACGGCAACACCTTTAGCGACAGCCCCTCGGTCGACAAAAACCCCTTCGTCGCCGACCTCTATGCCGGCATCGGTTTGGGCACCACGCACTGGCAGTTAACCTACGCCCAAGCCTACCGCACCCGCGAATTCCGCGGCCAGGACCACCTCTCCATCTTCGGCTCCCTCAGCCTCACCTTCTTTTACTGAATGAGCTAAGAGCTTGAAGCTAATAGCTCACAGCTCCCAGCTCTTAGCTCTCCATATGTCCCTCGCCGATACCTACTTCGCCACTGCCACCTCCATGCTCGCCTCAGCGCGCGAGAAAAACATGCCGGTTATCCGCGCCGTCGCCCCGCTCATCGGGGCCTCCATCGCCGCCGGCGGGGTTTTGCACACCTTCGGCAGCGGCCACTCCGAACTGATCGGCCGCGAGATCATCGGGCGCGCCGGCGGCCTCATGCCCGTCACCGGCCTGATCGACCCGGGCTACGGCTTTTCCGAAAACGTGGTCGGCTACGGTTCGCGCCTGGCCGAGCGTTACGACAACCACTACCAGCTGCTCCCCGGCGAAACCATCGTCGTTATCTCCAACTCGGGCAAAAACGCCTCGCCCATCGAGGTCGCCCTCTACGCCAAAAAGAAGGGCCTGCACGTCATCGCGCTCACCTCGCTGGCCATGAGTACCACCGCGAAAACCGTCCACCCCGGCGCGCAAAATCTCCACTCCATCGCCGACTACACCTTGGACAACCTCGGGGTGACCGGCGACGCCATCACCGAGGTCGCCCCCGGGCGCTTTGCCGGCCCGACCTCGACGCTGATCGGCGCCACCCTGCTCAACCTGCTCACGCTCGAAGTGATCGACTGGCTGGTGAGCAACGGCCACCCGCTGCCGCTGGTCACCAGCCAAAACATCCCCGGCGGCATGGAGGCCAACATCGCCCTCTCCAAAACCTACCGCACCCGCCTGAGCAAACTGATCGGCTAACGCGCCCCAGCGGAGGGGTTACACAGAGGGCACAAGAGGCGTCACGGAGCGCACGGAGTTCGAATCCCCATAGCCACCTCTCCGTGAACTCTGTGCCGCCTCGCGTGTCCTCGGTGTAACTTCTCCCCTTAAAAAATGAAAATCGGCGTTGATGGCGGCGGCACCAAGACTGAGCTCATCCTCATCGACGAGATGGGCGAACTCGTCGAGCGACACCTCGCCGGCGGCTGCAACCCGAGCATCGCCGGGCCCGAGGCTGCGCGCAAAACCCTCGCCACCGCCCTGTCGCGCATTCGCGCGCACCACCCGGTTTCCCACACGCTGCTATGCATGGCCGGAGCTACCAGCTTCTGGAGCGAAACCGCCGCCACCCTCCAATCCGATGAAAGCTTCGGCAAAGTCGTCGCCTGCGACGATTCTCGCCCCGTGCTCGAGCTGGCCACTGGCGGAAAGCCCGGCCTGGTTCTGCACGCCGGCACGGGCTCGTTCGTCGCCGCGCAAGCCCCCGACGGCACGCTGCACTACGCCGGCGGCACCGGCTGGCGCTTTGGCGACCCCGGCAGCGGCTACGACCTGGGCCGCCGCGCGGTTTCCAAGGCGATCTTGGAGCTGCAAGGTTGGCAACTCACCACCCGGCTTTCGACCCTGGTTCGCGACCACACCGGCCTGACCACCGCAGCCGAAATCACGCGGCACTTTTACCAACACTCCGAACCCAATAAGCAGATCGCCGCCCTCGCCCCCGCGCTCCTGCGCCTGGCCGCCGAGGGCGATCATGCCGCCCACCAGGTCGTCGCCGAGTCGATCACCGCGCTTTTGCAAATCGCCGAGGACGTCATCACCAAACTGTTTCCCGGCTGGCACCGCGACCTGCTACGCACCGGAGTGACGGGCCCGATTCTCACCCACGCCGCGGTGCGCCCGCTGCTGGGCACGCGCAGCTCGCTGCAACTGCGCACGATCACCGAGCCCCCGATGGAAGGCGTGCGCCGGCTGCTGGTGCGCGCGGGCGCGTAGTAGGCAGTAACATTAAAGTGCCGGATCAAACCAAGGCAGTTTAGCCGCGAAAGAACGCATAGAACGCAAAGAACAAACCCTGTATTTCTATGCGTTCTTTGCGTTCTTTCGCGGCTAAAAGGATCGAAGTGTTTTCTGTTTTTTCAGGGCCGGCAGAATGCGACATCCTGAATGTTACTGCCTACTACTACCACTCGGCCTCGCGCGCCGCACACCGCCTCTACTCAGCGGTGCGTTTTTCGGCGATACGGTAACCCACCCCGCGCACCGTCTCGATCCAGTCCGCCTCGGTGCCCAGTTTCTCGCGCAACCGCCGCACATGCGTGTCAACGGTGCGCGTCTCGATCTCGGTCTCGTAGTTCCACACGTTGAGCAGCAAATGCTCGCGCGTTTGCACCCGGCCGCGGCGCTCCATCAGCAGTTTCAATAAATTAAACTCCGTGGCTGTAAGCTCCAGCGGCTGGCCGTGGAGTTGGACCACATGGCGCTCCGTATCGATTACGATTTCGCCGACTTGAATACGCTTGGGCACCTCGGGAACGACCACCGCCAAGCGGCGCAAAATCGTCTGCACGCGCAGCACGAGTTCTTTGGTGCTAAAGGGCTTGCAGATGTAGTCATCCGCCCCGGTTTCCAATCCCTGGATACGGTCGTTCTCCTCGGCCTTGGCGGTGAGAAAAATTACCGGCACTTTTTTCAGCTGGGGGTCGGCCCGCAGCATGCGGCAGATCTGGATGCCGCTGAGCTCGGGCATCATCACGTCGAGGATGACCAGATCGGGCAAAAACGTGCGGGCGATGCCAATGCTGCGATTGGGGTCGTTGACGACTTCAACCTGGTAACCCTTGGCCTTAAGATGATACGCGACGAGGGTGGACACGTCAGACTCGTCGTCCACGACCAGGATTTTTTGCGGGAGAGGTTCGGCCATATCTTGGAGCGCAGGCATAGCCGAAGAGCCGACCCGCTCCCAGAGAATTTACCCAACGTTGCACAATCGTTACAACGTCGCCGGATCGTCACCGCGTGATGGAAACTGGACTTTGGGCGCCTAAACCCAACCCACACACCTCCTTGAGCTCACGCTCAAGGCCACAC is part of the Opitutus sp. genome and harbors:
- a CDS encoding phosphatidylserine decarboxylase translates to MSADPIRFHNRYTQTTETELVYGEPWLRWTYETALGRFSTWALIKRAVFSHWYGWRMDRPMSAQRVLPFIANYDLNVDEFACSPLSFKTFNEFFYRGLTPAARPIAPGNDVAVFAADGRHLGFPDVDAAQGFYVKGMKFTFADLFNDASLAAEFAGGSMVISRLCPVDYHRFHFPVAGKPSAPRILNGALFSVSPIALRKNVGYLVQNKRALTLIDDSRFGRVAMFEVGATCVGTIKNVFAAGQPVAKGEEKGFFTFGGSCVITVFAKGRIRLDDDLVTQSAQQIETYARMGDHMGVAAG
- a CDS encoding DUF481 domain-containing protein; protein product: MRLRPNFTRCFALWAAFMLGAGSGLADVIETKSGARLVGKITKVEGSTIFLSTNFAGTLPVKKSEVASVQTEQVRFVHLTDGKVLSGTVEPSSYGQVKVVGAGEPVEVPISQIAELWAPSAKDVAKPQWHYEAAGDLAGKSGNREQFSTVLSGRIKRVGVHDILQFYSGYRLQTTNQVTSADQFKIGVDYADNYSGRKSWYVRDESGFDRVKRIDLYSLAAGGAGYDFVKNQRQKLTGRSGLSYRYESYEDPLTPPIQSFGLDLGAHHEIKFSDSKMVNDITFVPAFSEFSNYHAIQESYFEMPLSMSGWKLRLGVSNDYTSLPGANVKKLDTTYFTRFVLNWQ
- a CDS encoding class I SAM-dependent methyltransferase, with the protein product MPADTTQRPSLILADRWQDYQLLDCGDGMKQERWGDVVLVRPDPQIIWPKHGGPEWVKWDGFYHRSEKGGGRWENRKPLPDSWNIKYQSLGLTFRIHPTSFKHTGLFPEQAVNWEWFSAKIKAARATGREVNVLNLFGYTGAATCAAAKAGASVTHIDAAEGMVKWCKENAALCGLADAPIRFIADDCLKFVRRELKRGKLYDAVIMDPPTYGRGATGEMWKLEEHLWPLLQECRALLTPKPLFLLINAYTARLSPTVVVNLLTELMANRGGTITGGEVGLPIKADGKVLPCGIYGRWEA
- a CDS encoding lipid A deacylase LpxR family protein translates to MKTWLTSLLLLASLLAPTSGGAAEPADAPAPTAEPAAPVPIVLERLRFGSISVYTENDKYLGGTDEHYTNGLKLSLLSTDLRSFSDDSVPAPVRGLSKLFGSWVEPDQAYKLGLTLGQNLYTPADTATPLFQPNDRPYAAWLYMGVAFHVYHPAAETGGADRLDVFEINGGVVGPAALGRATQNGFHDVIGVAHAEGWEHQIETEPGMNFGYERKYRFATRNARTGWGADVIPHAGLSLGNVFTYANAGFEVRGGWCLPSDFGSNLIRPSGDSNGPRRAPFNVLVFAATDGRAVARDITLDGNTFSDSPSVDKNPFVADLYAGIGLGTTHWQLTYAQAYRTREFRGQDHLSIFGSLSLTFFY
- a CDS encoding sugar isomerase domain-containing protein, with amino-acid sequence MSLADTYFATATSMLASAREKNMPVIRAVAPLIGASIAAGGVLHTFGSGHSELIGREIIGRAGGLMPVTGLIDPGYGFSENVVGYGSRLAERYDNHYQLLPGETIVVISNSGKNASPIEVALYAKKKGLHVIALTSLAMSTTAKTVHPGAQNLHSIADYTLDNLGVTGDAITEVAPGRFAGPTSTLIGATLLNLLTLEVIDWLVSNGHPLPLVTSQNIPGGMEANIALSKTYRTRLSKLIG
- a CDS encoding ATPase, with amino-acid sequence MKIGVDGGGTKTELILIDEMGELVERHLAGGCNPSIAGPEAARKTLATALSRIRAHHPVSHTLLCMAGATSFWSETAATLQSDESFGKVVACDDSRPVLELATGGKPGLVLHAGTGSFVAAQAPDGTLHYAGGTGWRFGDPGSGYDLGRRAVSKAILELQGWQLTTRLSTLVRDHTGLTTAAEITRHFYQHSEPNKQIAALAPALLRLAAEGDHAAHQVVAESITALLQIAEDVITKLFPGWHRDLLRTGVTGPILTHAAVRPLLGTRSSLQLRTITEPPMEGVRRLLVRAGA
- a CDS encoding response regulator transcription factor, which codes for MAEPLPQKILVVDDESDVSTLVAYHLKAKGYQVEVVNDPNRSIGIARTFLPDLVILDVMMPELSGIQICRMLRADPQLKKVPVIFLTAKAEENDRIQGLETGADDYICKPFSTKELVLRVQTILRRLAVVVPEVPKRIQVGEIVIDTERHVVQLHGQPLELTATEFNLLKLLMERRGRVQTREHLLLNVWNYETEIETRTVDTHVRRLREKLGTEADWIETVRGVGYRIAEKRTAE